A portion of the Anthonomus grandis grandis chromosome 19, icAntGran1.3, whole genome shotgun sequence genome contains these proteins:
- the LOC126747736 gene encoding transmembrane emp24 domain-containing protein 7: MYFFTLTLLLFCSNFHKIAGTELTFELPDNGKECFYEEIKANTSATLEFQVVTGGQYDVDVTLLDPRKNVIYQQIKMQFDSHTFTAASTGVYAACFSNEFSTFSHKLVYMDFQVGEEEPLPGIGEHVTALTQMETAAVDIHKYLNLIVDLQTHHRLREAQGQKRAEDLNETVLKWAIFESVCIILIGVSQTWMLRSFFSDKRPVTGH; this comes from the exons ATGTACTTTTTCACCTTAACACTCCTTTTATTCTGCTCGAATTTCCATAAAATCGCAGGCACTGAACTCACTTTTGAACTCCCTGATAACGGGAAAGAGTGTTTTTATGAAGAAATTAAGGCCAACACCTCGGCCACTTTGGAGTTCCAA gtGGTAACTGGAGGCCAATACGATGTAGACGTGACTCTATTAGACCCCAGGAAGAATGTGATATACCAGCAAATCAAGATGCAATTCGACTCGCACACCTTCACCGCTGCCAGCACTGGGGTGTATGCGGCCTGTTTCAGCAACGAATTCTCCACCTTTTCGCACAAATTGGTTTATATGGACTTCCAAGTTGGAGAGGAGGAACCCCTGCCGGGTATTGGAGAACATGTGACAGCATTAACACAG ATGGAGACAGCCGCTGTAGATATTCACAAATACCTGAACCTGATAGTGGATCTGCAGACTCATCACAGGCTCAGGGAGGCCCAGGGCCAAAAAAGGGCAGAGGACCTGAACGAAACTGTGCTAAAATGGGCCATTTTCGAGAGCGTTTGCATTATTCTGATCGGAGTCAGCCAAACCTGGATGCTGAGGAGCTTTTTCTCAGACAAAAGGCCCGTAACGGGTCACTAA
- the LOC126747728 gene encoding protein arginine N-methyltransferase 7, with amino-acid sequence MFPRKPLLNFWLNSAFRGSQMSVFVQKLNPLTGQNDWTMQNEDYDYHQEVARSAFADMLHDTERNQLYEKALKRAIDQMHSLGKKAKVLDIGTGTGLLSMMAARNGADHITACEAFKPMSQCALKIIDLNGFKDKIKVIPKRSTDLTVGEQGDLGERCNILVTEVFDTELIGEGALSTFDHAHKNLLEKECIVIPDNATIFAQVVECPLAQNWNKLKDIYNDDLELLLKVPETIKKCPGSAAVHDIQLSQLPLSSFNTLVPPTPVLKFDWSGKTPFIFKRSTINTVKSLRDGTAQVVFMWWELQMDFLGEHVLSCAPFWAHPKSKGALTTEIPWRDHWMQAIYYLPQEVRVKKDQELHLISCHDEYSLWFNLTTHLKLSPEHYLNPVCECGLHVAFSRTRIGQLNDSKRNKTYVKILEKHVKPDSKILFLSDGFYCGLVASKLGASKLYFLDTNLLSRRVLKDFIKYNNIENAVIVEQAEDLREIDMNGVTIVFGEPYFSSSILPWDNLYFMYLNKSIKKILHNEVKIFPKKCVVKGVAVRFDDLHKIRTPLGTCEGFSMRNFDDLILESSGISDDNVEAQPLWEYPATALCEAATIAEISLDEEVRTLIETEGTFTIECDLRCNGVVLWVEWHLDDTLKTIISTGPTAPIEIGKKIPWDMYTRQGVNLFQEKPSKTLLYGFNFNISDGNISFRVKS; translated from the exons ATGTTTCCCAGGAAGCCCCTTTTGAATTTCTGGTTGAATAGCGCGTTTCGGGGCTCCCAAATGAGCGTTTTCGTGCAAAAACTGAACCCCCTGACCGGCCAGAACGACTGGACGATGCAGAACGAGGACTACGACTACCATCAGGAGGTGGCCAGGTCGGCCTTCGCTGACATGCTACACGACACCGAGAGGAATCAGCTGTACGAAAAAGCCCTAAAAAGAGCCATTGACCAAATGCACTCCTTAGGTAAAAAAGCCAAAGTTCTAGACATAGGTACGGGGACAGGGTTGCTCTCAATGATGGCAGCCAGGAATGGTGCCGACCACATAACCGCTTGTGAGGCCTTTAAGCCTATGAGCCAGTGTGCTTTGAAGATAATTGATTTAAACGGGttcaaagataaaattaaagttatccCCAAAAGGTCTACTGATTTAACTGTGGGGGAGCAAGGGGATTTGGGGGAGAGATGCAATATTTTAGTTACCGAGGTCTTTGACACCGAATTAATTGGGGAAGGGGCTTTATCAACCTTCGATCATGCTCATAAGAACTTATTGGAGAAGGAGTGCATCGTTATACCAGATAATGCAACCATTTTTGCCCAG GTGGTCGAGTGCCCCCTCGCCCAAAACTGGAACAAACTCAAGGACATTTACAATGATGACCTTGAGCTTCTTCTAAAGGTGCCGGAGACTATTAAAAAATGCCCAGGCTCCGCTGCTGTCCACGACATCCAACTGAGCCAGCTCCCCTTGTCGTCATTTAACACCCTTGTACCGCCCACTccagttttaaaatttgactg gtCAGGCAAGACCCCGTTTATCTTCAAAAGGTCCACAATTAACACTGTAAAGAGTCTCAGGGATGGAACCGCCCAAGTGGTTTTCATGTGGTGGGAGCTTCAGATGGACTTTTTGGGGGAGCATGTGCTCAGTTGCGCCCCGTTTTGGGCCCACCCCAAGTCCAAGGGGGCTCTGACCACTGAAATACCTTGGAGGGACCACTGGATGCAGGCCATTTACTATTTACCCCAAGAAGTCAGAGTAAAAAAGGACCAAGAG CTTCACCTCATTAGTTGCCACGACGAGTATTCCCTCTGGTTCAACCTCACCACCCACCTAAAATTATCGCCTGAACACTACCTAAACCCCGTCTGCGAATGCGGTTTGCACGTGGCCTTTTCCAGAACGAGAATCGGCCAATTAAACGACTCGAAACGTAATAAAACTTACGTGAAAATACTGGAGAAACACGTAAAACCGGACAGTAAAATCCTCTTTTTAAGTGACGGGTTTTATTGCGGATTGGTGGCCTCCAAACTGGGCGCATCCAAACTGTATTTCCTGGACACCAATTTGCTCTCCAGAAGGGTTTTGAAGGACTTTATAAAGTACAATAACATCGAAAATGCCGTGATTGTGGAACAAGCGGAAGATTTAAGGGAAATCGACATGAATGGGGTCACCATTGTCTTCGGGGAACCCTATTTTAGCAGCAGCATTTTACCCTGGGATAACTTGTATttcatgtatttaaataaaagcatTAAGAAAATCTTGCATAACGAGGTGAAGATTTTCCCCAAAAAATGTGTGGTCAAGGGTGTCGCGGTGAGGTTCGACGATTTGCACAAGATTAGGACTCCGTTAGGGACCTGCGAGGGTTTTTCGATGAGGAACTTTGACGATTTGATTCTG GAATCCAGTGGGATCAGCGACGATAACGTCGAGGCACAGCCCTTGTGGGAGTATCCAGCTACGGCGCTGTGTGAGGCAGCTACCATAGCTGAGATAAGTCTGGATGAAGAAGTGAGGACTCTCATTGAGACTGAGGGAACCTTTACTATTGAATG TGATCTCCGATGCAACGGGGTCGTCCTATGGGTGGAATGGCACCTGGACGACACCCTAAAGACAATAATTTCAACTGGACCCACAGCACCCATCGAAATAGGGAAGAAAATCCCCTGGGACATGTACACCAGACAGGGAGTCAATTTGTTCCAGGAAAAACCCTCGAAAACCCTCTTGtacggttttaattttaatatttcggATGGAAATATCAGTTTTAGGGTGAAATCTTGA